In the genome of Daucus carota subsp. sativus chromosome 9, DH1 v3.0, whole genome shotgun sequence, the window ctctctctctccaaaCCCCACCGCAACACCCACCCTCCCCCCACCCCCTCACCACCCTCTCCCACTTACCCTAACCCCCAAGAAACCTCTCCAGCCCTAGGCCAGTGGGCCCTACTCCAAAAATCCATAGGCATCTCCGCCATGCACATGCAACTCCTCTACAACAACAAGCTCATCATCTTTGACCGCACTGACTTCGGCCTCTCCAACCTCTCCCTCCCCTCCGGCAAATGCCGATACAACGACGAGATCATCGACATCGACTGCACCGCGCACTCGATATCTTACGACGTGGCCTTAAACACCTATAGGCCACTCATGGTGCAAACAGATTTTTGGTGCTCATCTGCCGCCGTGTTCCCCGACGGAACCCTACTTCAGACCGGCGGGTACCTCGCCGGAGCTAAAAAGATCCGGCAGTTCTCCCCGTGCGACGACGAACAATGTGACTGGATTGAACTTGAGCAGAACTTAACCGTGCAAAGATggtataatttaatattcttgaatttaTCGTGTTAATCGAATATAATTGCATTattattgtgccttattatttctttttactTCGTATACTTGAATTTATCGTGTTAATCGAATGTAATTGACTTATTGTCGCTTTTTATTTCGTGTTCTTGAATTTGTTGTGTTAATCGAATATAATtgtcttattattttattttttgaataggTATGCATCGAATCAAATACTCCCGGATGGGAGGATCATAATTGTCGGTGGCAGAAGGGCTTTTAGCTACGAGTTTTTTccgaaaaatcaagaaaatgtaACGTTAAATGGAGATTTTTATCTTAAGTTCTTGCGAGAAACTAGTGATTTTCAAGAGGAGAACAATCTTTATCCGTTTTTGCATGTTTTACCGGACggaaatctttttattttcgcGAACCAACGGTCCGTTTTATTGGATTATACGAATCACCGGGTACTTAAAGAGTACCCGGTGATTCCCTTAGCGAAAAGATCGTACCCTGCTACAGGGTCATCAGTTTTGCTGCCCTTGAAGTTAAAGGCAGGAGAGGCTTTCCCTGAAGCTGAGGTCATGATTTGTGGTGGGTCCTACGGTGGGGCCTACTTGAAGGCCCGGGTTGGTGAGTACGTGGCAGCTTCGAATTCTTGTGGGCGGTTAAAAGTTTCGGATCCGGATCCTAAATGGGTCATGGAGGAAATGCCCATGGGGCGGGTTATGCCGGATATGTTGTTGGTCCCTACCGGGGATGTGGTTATTTTAAATGGAGCGGGTCGGGGCACGGCCGGGTGGGAGAGGGCCGAAGATCCGGttttgtacccaattttgtTCTCGAATGACGTGGAGGACCCGAAAAAAAGATTTACTGTGCTGAACCCTACTATAATAGCAAGAATGTATCATTCTGCTGCTACATTGTTGCCAGATGGTAGAATTTTGGTAGGTGGTAGTAATCCTCATATTCAGTATAATTTCAGTAATGTGAAGTACCCTACTGAGTTGAGCTTAGAGGCCTTTTCACCCCCTTATCTTGCAGCTGATTTAAGGCACTTGCAGCCCTCGATTATTTCGGTTGAGTATCCGACAGACTATGGTCAGCAGTTTTCTGTGATGTTCTCATTAGGACAGGATGTTAAGACTGGAGTGATCAATGTAGTAATGATAGCACCTTCCTTTACGACGCACTCTTTTGCAATGAATCAGAGGTTGTTAGTGTTGGATTCCTCAGACGTGCAGCAGTTGTCGGATGTTGCTTATAAGGCTACTGTTTCTGCCCCTTCATCGCGGAATGTGGCACCTCCTGGTTATTATATGTTGTTTGTGGTGAATGAGGGTGTTCCGAGTCATTGTGTGTGGATTAAGATGAATGTATAGAGAGGATTagtcttctttttgttggaaaacTATAGAGTTGAACATAATTTGTACTGCAATAGTGCAATGGATTGAGGTTTGAGTTATCAGTTCatttaattatatctttattaATTGCTTGTAATGTATTAATGATGATGTGATGAAGAATCTGTATTATATGGCATTTTACAGTTGATATCTGAACTCTGGAAACTTTAATCCTCTGGCATACAGAGTACGAGgaacaaaattattcatatgGTCTCCAGAGAGCCATTGTTGAGTTGAAAATTGAATTTATCAATGTGCTTAGGCAGCATAATGCAAATGAAGCCTGCATTAGTAAAGTAGCTAAAGTAGCCGGAGATCATATGCAATTATTCTGCTAATTAGGTGAATATATCAGCTGTCGGGGGGAAATTACTGGAACGCAATCCAAAAGATTGTTATAGGCAATGCATTGTAGTGTCTGGACCAGAGTTGTTGTCTTGCTTTTGATCTCAACTAACTGCAGCTCCCATTGCAATAACGGAGGGGACTAATCTGTAGCCAGTGCATCATAGATGAGTGATTTCATTTATGTTTCTGGTTTCTGTCGCTCTACGGGTAAATGGAATGATAAATTTAATAGGCAGTGGTCCAAAAATCCTGATGAAGAGGACAAGAAATAGGGAGAGAGGCTGGCGGTACTTTTAATGTCCGAGTATTAATTTTGTTCATTGTAGCCATTTACTAAACTGATTTTGTAGAGACCTGAGCAAATATTGAAAGAATTTTTAGCACAATTTTGGTATCTACCTGATTTCTTAATCATTGCAgtgattgtaatttgtaagcTTGGCCTCTTGCACATTGCTCTGTTCAGATATTCGAGAGTTTCAGATAGGCATTCAATGAATCCTTTAGTTTACTACAGACTTGGGGACATACTTGCAATGACATTTTGTTTTGCCGCTTAGAGCAAGAGCCTAACAGAAGCCTTTCCGGCCCTTGTATGTTATAATGTATGCAAAAATATGAAATCGACGACTTCTGTTATCTTTTTGAATAATAGCTCTTTCTTCTTGGTCATTAAGTCCCTTCTTCCCTTCTGATTTAATGATGCCTTTACATGATTGCATCAAATTTTAGTCACTTGCAGTTGTCTACTATATCAGTTCAGTATCCTACAGACTTTGGTCAGCAGTTTTCTGTGAGATTTGCAGTTTTCAGGCGATCATCACATTATCAACGGCTTCTATTGATGACTTAAGACGCTTCTGATAGACTTTAAGGCATGTGATATCTTATTTCACAGAATTCTTCTCGCCCATTTAGCTATAAATGTTTGGATACATAAACTAGTGAATTTAGCCTGCATAGCGCGGCCTTTTATATGCAATACTCGAGTTACAGGAAACAGAACATAGATAATTAGTAGGGGgtagaatcatcctcctcatgCAAGCCTGCTGCTCGATGGCAACTTGATGACGAATCTGGATTCCCTGCAGGCAGTATATAATTAAGCAGTGCAACATATTCCAACCAATTTATTACTATCAAGTGCTTCTTTGTGTGTGCTTTTGTCGGAGAGGAACTAGTTAGATGAAACCTGGTCAGTTATGGAACTTACTCCGCAGTGCATGACTACCTATATCTTCTCAAGATCCTGTTTGCCAAAATAGAAACAtgaatactaatatttgaaaaatgCAAAGTGAAACAGAATCCCAAAAAGCCAACTGCGAAACCAGGTCCAAGTCCAGCAAAAATCCACATGTGCTCATCATCTGAATCGAGATCAGAATCAGCTTCATTGTGGTCGTTAACACTATGTGAAGCTGTGTCAGCAGCGCATGGTTTCAAGATAGGAGGGCCACAAAGTTGCTTGTTGCCAGCATAGATGGAGGGATCGTCAAGTGTCTGAAGCTGATATCCAGAGGGTATTCTTCCTGATAAATCATTAAAAGAGAGATTCATTTGGcttaaaaagtttaaatatgaCAGGCTGTGTGGAATAGGTCCGTGAAGCTCATTTCTAGAAAGATCAAGGAATATCAAGTTTTCCATTTTTCCAATCTCGTTGGGGATCTTTCCAGATAGATGATTACCCGCCAAATTCAAATTTAGTAAACCATGAAGATCCATCAACTCTTTGGGAATCTCTCCACTGATGTTATTCATTGATAAATCAATGGAAACCAGATACTTGAGTGTAGAGGTGTAATCTTGCTCATATCCTTTGGTCTCATCAACTATTTCAAATTCTTTTGCACCTCTTGTACTATAGTTTAAGAAATTATAAGTGATGAGACCTCTAACCATGGCACTAAAATTACCAAAACAAGAAGGAATGTTTCCTGTGATTTGGTTGTCTGCCAAGTTCAATACTTCAAGTGACTTGTGTTGGCAAAGCTGTGTAGGAATTTCACCATAGAAATTGTTGGACCGGAGTATCAAATACTTGATCTGAGATTGCTCTGCAGTCCAAGTGGGGAGGACATCGCTCAAGTTATTCTTTCCCAAATCAATTGCAATCAGCTGCGAAAAGTTTTGGAAGGTCCGAGGAAGTTTTCCTGAAAACTTGTTGTTGTACAAGTTTAAATATGTGAGACTCCCTAAAGAAcctaaaaaatgaatattaccCGATAGGCTATTATTCATTAACACCAAATAATTCAGTTGTGTCAAATTTCCTAAGCAGCGGGGAAGCTCTCCAGTGAAGTTATTGTTGGAGAGTTCTAAATAAGCCAAAGCAGTCAGATTGCATAAGAATGCAGGAAATTTACCCGATAAACGATTATTTGAAAGATCCACACTTGTTAAAACATTTGAAGCTCCTGAAATTAGCGATAATTGGTCCCCGTGGATGTCATTGTCACCTAGATCAACATATTCAAGAGATGAGAACAAACTCGAAAACCAACTAACTGGGATGGTATCTGATATGCTTGCATTTGCCAATAGTAAATACTGAATATTTCTTTGCGTGAGAAGCCATTGCGGAAATTTCGGACCCATCTTGAGCGAATGCATATCTACAACTTGAAGCTGAAACGGAGGAACCCATTCAGAACTTATATTAGAAATCAAGTTAGAATCTGAAGAAATGGTAAAGGACAATAGCCTACTGAGGTTAATCAAGTGATACTCTGATACAAAACCCTCCCATGAATTTTCAGTAAGTGACAAATCATTCAGATTTGATAGGTTTCCAATGCATTCAGGAATTTGTCCTGTCAATCGATTGCCTCCGGCATCCAAATGTtctaattttttcaattgacaAAATGTTTCAGGCAGACTACCCCTTAGACCCATCATCGCGATGCCGAGGTATCTAAGCTCAGTGAGATTGCCCATGTTTGGTGGAAATGGATTACTTAATCTAGTGACTGACAGATCAAGTTGGGAAAGTGATGTCAAATTTGCAATAGAAAGAGGAATTGTGCCCTGGAATTTATTGTCTGCAAGATCAAGAACAGAAAGAGCAGACAAACTTCCGATAGATTCAGGTAGGAGACCATGAAAATAATTAGACCCGAGAAAAAGATGTTCAAGGTTagtattgttaagaacccaggAAGGGAAAGAAGCGTGAAAACGGTTAGCAGAAAGATCAAGTGAAACAAGAGATGTGAGATTTATAAAAGAAAGATGACGAGGTATATTGCTGGGTAGAGCACAACCAGATAGATGAAGCACCGATATTGATTTAGAAAGCATGTTTATAGACGAGAACCAATCAATGGCGCTAGAAAGATTTACACCAGACAAATCTAAGTGGTGCAACAAAGAAAGCTTGGATAACCACTGGATGCTATCCATCCTCAACTCTTGATAAGAATCTTCATTAGTTTGCAAGTCAAGGTACTGCAACTTTGAAAGATTTCCTAGATGTTGAGGAACCCAACCTTCAAAATTGGAGTTTGAGAGGTTGAGATAAATCAGATCTTTAAAGGACCCAAAAAATTCTGGAATTTGAATACCTTGTGAGCTGCTGATACTCAATTCCAAGTGtgtcaaatatttcaaatcaagcAAGGAAGGATGAATTTTCTTACTTGTTAAAAAGACATTTCGAACTTCAAGTTGTGTGACCTGATTGGTTATGTTGTCGCAACCAATCCCCTCCCATGCACAACAATCATCTCCAACCCACGAAGATAAAGAACTCGAGTCATCGACAAGAGAATTCTTAAAGAGTAGTAAAGCTTGTTTCTCACTCTCAACACAACTTCTAGGCAAGTTGCCTCCAGCTACACTCCCAGTACCAAACTCTGAATTTGCCAAAACACCAAATGCACAAACAAGCAGGAGGAAACTGATATAATTTTGCATTGCCATAGCTATAATATACATACAAAGTATTGATGATTCTAATGAAATTTGGGAAGATGCAAAATGATATGAGGGACTAGCCAGAAAGAGAACAGTGAGCGGATGTAGAATGCTTCAACTTCGaatatgtatttataatgaAATTGCCAGCCCTAGTTTGAACTTTGAACGGCAAGTAATGTTGAATTAACAGAACACTAGTCTCACACAATGCTTCCTGAAATGTTGGAGACAGAGATACTgccaacttttatttttttgctaaatagagATACTGCCCACTTGAAACTTATAACCAAAATTAGGAAAGCATGAACTTGTCAAATGTTTTCCTTGAATATCTGTCAAACttgaaatttgtaatttatatcgGAACACATTCTCAGCACAAGAACATGGAAGATTTGATGAATTAGCATGCAGGTGGTAGAGATAGGCTCTTCAACTTTGAACACGGCTTTTCCATTAGAGGATAAATTCAATGGAAGACCCCTTGAACAACCGGTCCATTCCATTAGAAGCATATACAGAAGACTGGTTAGAAATTTCCACCTTAAGATTCTCTGTATCCAAATTGCCCAGCATCTTAAATTTTTTACGCTGAACACggcatttcaaatttcaatgtaAAGACCTTGCCACTCTGCTTACCCATGTTCCAGCTTAAGAAAACTTAAAATCACTTAATTAATTGTCTTTTTGAAATTcggtaaaaattaaaatcacttatttgtaaatcataaaatcttaaaaaaaatagacaTTTAACAAAAACTTTAATCACCTAtttgtaaatttgaaattaaaaatatcattttaaaactCGATGCAAATTACCAGAGAGAATTTCGGGGCACATCGAGGCGGCGCGGCGAAGGTCAGGAGGAGTGAGGCCAATCGAGTAGAGAAGAGAGATGGTTGATTTGATGGAGGGAATGGGAGTGGAGAGAATGGGCGGGTGGGAGGAGAGGAAGGAGAGGAAATCGATTCCGATGGAATCGAAGTAAATGAGTTTTTGTTGGAAATCGGCATTGGGAGGGGAGGGGGGAATGGAATTGGGGGGATTGGGGGGTGGGGGGAGTTGGGATTTGTGGGGTTTGGGAGGGAGGGAAATGAGGGAGGTGTTTTTGGAGGAGAGGGATGGGAATGAGAGGAGTTTTCTTCGGGGGTTAGAGATGGGGGGTTTGGGGAGGGTGTTTGTGGTGGAGAAGTGGTGACGGTGGGGTGTTTCGAGCATGGTTTGGGTTGGGAGTGTGTGTTACATGGTTTTGGGAGACTGAGGAGGGGAGTGGAAAGATAAGGTGGGTTTGGAGATTGGGTTGCAGCGGAGCAACGTTCTATCTGGAAATCTTCCAACTTTATTTTATGTGTGTCGATGCGTTTATAATGCTATCGTGGACATATATTACTATTCTATGCATGTTATCAAAAGTCACTTAATATTtggttgtatatgtatatttttatatttaattttattatataatgatatatgttttgaaattaaaaataaatttgaaataactaataaatatctaaaatattttttgtggatgtgttaaataaatttttttatttaatatattagatatatttattaagatgacatatatttatgatttagtATAAGTTTTAAAAACAACAATTCAAAAAACAAAGCGAGATTCGATTAGTGAGAGAAGATAAAAGCTTGCCCGAACTATCgatcatgctcacatattttaagagtattgaaatgcgtgtcgatcagtgaaaagaaaagtatagaattaaatggaaaATCCTGATACGATATGCATTGTAAACGAAATTCAACATGTATGGAGCCTTGTCAAAAAGGTTGCAACAATGAAAGAGGAGGGTGGTGCAAGAATAGCGTGTGTCATTGTTATTgttaactagttgagaatccgtgcgttgcggcggcttataaaaattatattaatgatccaatattaatatttatagaataaaataattttatgactgtctataaaaaatatattaatgtttcaagttaatatttgtacgataaaataaatttatattataaaaatcttgatgtaatacaaatactaatatataaaattgcaaaattggactataattcatggtgaaaaaatgacaataaatttatacacgtaaataacaatttaaagtgtgacgaatcttaaaattttattttttttggaaaagtaatcatgttcttacattgtcaccttcctccaatttttttagattgattgtgcacaaaaacatttaacttaaatataactaccctcttaaaagttgcttgaacggagcaaacatataatgcatgaataattttttcatgtatacaaagtaaataatataaaaattaacaacaacaaacatgtccgatgaacaaaacaaatattataaaagaattaccaacaaacatacatcattaatagttaatttattgacatcaaccatcGATATcctgtcaagactatattcttttcccgtgtttggatttgtcgactctaatataacggtctataactccatttgcttgcaacaacctttactgtaacagccttcacttatcgttgcagaataacgacacctccgagttaaaaatcgagcaagagaaaggtatttctaatttttgatatttttcatccaaaaatttcagaaaattaaaaaataaaacggagcgatgtgagatgcaccacctacacgcccctcgcttctcctttaaaattcgagtaagagaactatcgggtagatttgtggtattgagagaggaggttgtgttttgatgatccAAAATACTACGAtatatacgggtatttataggtggagagagacttgtttgctactctttcccataattaaataatctgaacaaaatcagattaaaattttcaagctactatattccataaataatctgtctttcccataattgaataatctgaaacaaaatcagattaaaactttcaagatactatattccataaataatctgaaacaaaatcagattctgaaacttgcttctaatatacccgaaactaaaaaaggtagttctaatttttatttttcatccaaaaattccagaaaattaaaaaa includes:
- the LOC108201965 gene encoding aldehyde oxidase GLOX — protein: MAFKNLSYLIILISLYLSLSLSKPHRNTHPPPTPSPPSPTYPNPQETSPALGQWALLQKSIGISAMHMQLLYNNKLIIFDRTDFGLSNLSLPSGKCRYNDEIIDIDCTAHSISYDVALNTYRPLMVQTDFWCSSAAVFPDGTLLQTGGYLAGAKKIRQFSPCDDEQCDWIELEQNLTVQRWYASNQILPDGRIIIVGGRRAFSYEFFPKNQENVTLNGDFYLKFLRETSDFQEENNLYPFLHVLPDGNLFIFANQRSVLLDYTNHRVLKEYPVIPLAKRSYPATGSSVLLPLKLKAGEAFPEAEVMICGGSYGGAYLKARVGEYVAASNSCGRLKVSDPDPKWVMEEMPMGRVMPDMLLVPTGDVVILNGAGRGTAGWERAEDPVLYPILFSNDVEDPKKRFTVLNPTIIARMYHSAATLLPDGRILVGGSNPHIQYNFSNVKYPTELSLEAFSPPYLAADLRHLQPSIISVEYPTDYGQQFSVMFSLGQDVKTGVINVVMIAPSFTTHSFAMNQRLLVLDSSDVQQLSDVAYKATVSAPSSRNVAPPGYYMLFVVNEGVPSHCVWIKMNV
- the LOC108203097 gene encoding receptor-like protein EIX1 isoform X2; the encoded protein is MCPEILSEFGTGSVAGGNLPRSCVESEKQALLLFKNSLVDDSSSLSSWVGDDCCAWEGIGCDNITNQVTQLEVRNVFLTSKKIHPSLLDLKYLTHLELSISSSQGIQIPEFFGSFKDLIYLNLSNSNFEGWVPQHLGNLSKLQYLDLQTNEDSYQELRMDSIQWLSKLSLLHHLDLSGVNLSSAIDWFSSINMLSKSISVLHLSGCALPSNIPRHLSFINLTSLVSLDLSANRFHASFPSWVLNNTNLEHLFLGSNYFHGLLPESIGSLSALSVLDLADNKFQGTIPLSIANLTSLSQLDLSVTRLSNPFPPNMGNLTELRYLGIAMMGLRGSLPETFCQLKKLEHLDAGGNRLTGQIPECIGNLSNLNDLSLTENSWEGFVSEYHLINLSRLLSFTISSDSNLISNISSEWVPPFQLQVVDMHSLKMGPKFPQWLLTQRNIQYLLLANASISDTIPVSWFSSLFSSLEYVDLGDNDIHGDQLSLISGASNVLTSVDLSNNRLSGKFPAFLCNLTALAYLELSNNNFTGELPRCLGNLTQLNYLVLMNNSLSGNIHFLGSLGSLTYLNLYNNKFSGKLPRTFQNFSQLIAIDLGKNNLSDVLPTWTAEQSQIKYLILRSNNFYGEIPTQLCQHKSLEVLNLADNQITGNIPSCFGNFSAMVRGLITYNFLNYSTRGAKEFEIVDETKGYEQDYTSTLKYLVSIDLSMNNISGEIPKELMDLHGLLNLNLAGNHLSGKIPNEIGKMENLIFLDLSRNELHGPIPHSLSYLNFLSQMNLSFNDLSGRIPSGYQLQTLDDPSIYAGNKQLCGPPILKPCAADTASHSVNDHNEADSDLDSDDEHMWIFAGLGPGFAVGFLGFCFTLHFSNISIHVSILANRILRRYR
- the LOC108203097 gene encoding receptor-like protein EIX1 isoform X3, with product MYIIAMAMQNYISFLLLVCAFGVLANSEFGTGSVAGGNLPRSCVESEKQALLLFKNSLVDDSSSLSSWVGDDCCAWEGIGCDNITNQVTQLEVRNVFLTSWVPQHLGNLSKLQYLDLQTNEDSYQELRMDSIQWLSKLSLLHHLDLSGVNLSSAIDWFSSINMLSKSISVLHLSGCALPSNIPRHLSFINLTSLVSLDLSANRFHASFPSWVLNNTNLEHLFLGSNYFHGLLPESIGSLSALSVLDLADNKFQGTIPLSIANLTSLSQLDLSVTRLSNPFPPNMGNLTELRYLGIAMMGLRGSLPETFCQLKKLEHLDAGGNRLTGQIPECIGNLSNLNDLSLTENSWEGFVSEYHLINLSRLLSFTISSDSNLISNISSEWVPPFQLQVVDMHSLKMGPKFPQWLLTQRNIQYLLLANASISDTIPVSWFSSLFSSLEYVDLGDNDIHGDQLSLISGASNVLTSVDLSNNRLSGKFPAFLCNLTALAYLELSNNNFTGELPRCLGNLTQLNYLVLMNNSLSGNIHFLGSLGSLTYLNLYNNKFSGKLPRTFQNFSQLIAIDLGKNNLSDVLPTWTAEQSQIKYLILRSNNFYGEIPTQLCQHKSLEVLNLADNQITGNIPSCFGNFSAMVRGLITYNFLNYSTRGAKEFEIVDETKGYEQDYTSTLKYLVSIDLSMNNISGEIPKELMDLHGLLNLNLAGNHLSGKIPNEIGKMENLIFLDLSRNELHGPIPHSLSYLNFLSQMNLSFNDLSGRIPSGYQLQTLDDPSIYAGNKQLCGPPILKPCAADTASHSVNDHNEADSDLDSDDEHMWIFAGLGPGFAVGFLGFCFTLHFSNISIHVSILANRILRRYR
- the LOC108203097 gene encoding receptor-like protein EIX1 isoform X1 — translated: MYIIAMAMQNYISFLLLVCAFGVLANSEFGTGSVAGGNLPRSCVESEKQALLLFKNSLVDDSSSLSSWVGDDCCAWEGIGCDNITNQVTQLEVRNVFLTSKKIHPSLLDLKYLTHLELSISSSQGIQIPEFFGSFKDLIYLNLSNSNFEGWVPQHLGNLSKLQYLDLQTNEDSYQELRMDSIQWLSKLSLLHHLDLSGVNLSSAIDWFSSINMLSKSISVLHLSGCALPSNIPRHLSFINLTSLVSLDLSANRFHASFPSWVLNNTNLEHLFLGSNYFHGLLPESIGSLSALSVLDLADNKFQGTIPLSIANLTSLSQLDLSVTRLSNPFPPNMGNLTELRYLGIAMMGLRGSLPETFCQLKKLEHLDAGGNRLTGQIPECIGNLSNLNDLSLTENSWEGFVSEYHLINLSRLLSFTISSDSNLISNISSEWVPPFQLQVVDMHSLKMGPKFPQWLLTQRNIQYLLLANASISDTIPVSWFSSLFSSLEYVDLGDNDIHGDQLSLISGASNVLTSVDLSNNRLSGKFPAFLCNLTALAYLELSNNNFTGELPRCLGNLTQLNYLVLMNNSLSGNIHFLGSLGSLTYLNLYNNKFSGKLPRTFQNFSQLIAIDLGKNNLSDVLPTWTAEQSQIKYLILRSNNFYGEIPTQLCQHKSLEVLNLADNQITGNIPSCFGNFSAMVRGLITYNFLNYSTRGAKEFEIVDETKGYEQDYTSTLKYLVSIDLSMNNISGEIPKELMDLHGLLNLNLAGNHLSGKIPNEIGKMENLIFLDLSRNELHGPIPHSLSYLNFLSQMNLSFNDLSGRIPSGYQLQTLDDPSIYAGNKQLCGPPILKPCAADTASHSVNDHNEADSDLDSDDEHMWIFAGLGPGFAVGFLGFCFTLHFSNISIHVSILANRILRRYR
- the LOC108203097 gene encoding receptor-like protein EIX1 isoform X4, with the protein product MYIIAMAMQNYISFLLLVCAFGVLANSEFGTGSVAGGNLPRSCVESEKQALLLFKNSLVDDSSSLSSWVGDDCCAWEGIGCDNITNQVTQLEVRNVFLTSKKIHPSLLDLKYLTHLELSISSSQGIQIPEFFGSFKDLIYLNLSNSNFEGWVPQHLGNLSKLQYLDLQTNEDSYQELRMDSIQWLSKLSLLHHLDLSGVNLSSAIDWFSSINMLSKSISVLHLSGCALPSNIPRHLSFINLTSLVSLDLSANRFHASFPSWVLNNTNLEHLFLGSNYFHGLLPESIGSLSALSVLDLADNKFQGTIPLSIANLTSLSQLDLSVTRLSNPFPPNMGNLTELRYLGIAMMGLRGSLPETFCQLKKLEHLDAGGNRLTGQIPECIGNLSNLNDLSLTENSWEGFVSEYHLINLSRLLSFTISSDSNLISNISSEWVPPFQLQVVDMHSLKMGPKFPQWLLTQRNIQYLLLANASISDTIPVSWFSSLFSSLEYVDLGDNDIHGDQLSLISGASNVLTSVDLSNNRLSGKLPRTFQNFSQLIAIDLGKNNLSDVLPTWTAEQSQIKYLILRSNNFYGEIPTQLCQHKSLEVLNLADNQITGNIPSCFGNFSAMVRGLITYNFLNYSTRGAKEFEIVDETKGYEQDYTSTLKYLVSIDLSMNNISGEIPKELMDLHGLLNLNLAGNHLSGKIPNEIGKMENLIFLDLSRNELHGPIPHSLSYLNFLSQMNLSFNDLSGRIPSGYQLQTLDDPSIYAGNKQLCGPPILKPCAADTASHSVNDHNEADSDLDSDDEHMWIFAGLGPGFAVGFLGFCFTLHFSNISIHVSILANRILRRYR
- the LOC108203097 gene encoding leucine-rich repeat receptor-like serine/threonine-protein kinase SKM1 isoform X5 encodes the protein MYIIAMAMQNYISFLLLVCAFGVLANSEFGTGSVAGGNLPRSCVESEKQALLLFKNSLVDDSSSLSSWVGDDCCAWEGIGCDNITNQVTQLEVRNVFLTTSSCRYAFAQDGSEISAMASHAKKYSVFTIGKCDNDIHGDQLSLISGASNVLTSVDLSNNRLSGKLPRTFQNFSQLIAIDLGKNNLSDVLPTWTAEQSQIKYLILRSNNFYGEIPTQLCQHKSLEVLNLADNQITGNIPSCFGNFSAMVRGLITYNFLNYSTRGAKEFEIVDETKGYEQDYTSTLKYLVSIDLSMNNISGEIPKELMDLHGLLNLNLAGNHLSGKIPNEIGKMENLIFLDLSRNELHGPIPHSLSYLNFLSQMNLSFNDLSGRIPSGYQLQTLDDPSIYAGNKQLCGPPILKPCAADTASHSVNDHNEADSDLDSDDEHMWIFAGLGPGFAVGFLGFCFTLHFSNISIHVSILANRILRRYR